The sequence below is a genomic window from Silene latifolia isolate original U9 population chromosome 7, ASM4854445v1, whole genome shotgun sequence.
TTGTGACCTTTGTAATGGAGGAAGCCAGATTGTCATGTGCCCAGAACATGAGCGTCATGCAATCAGAATTATAGAAATCTATACTGATCGTGTTGAGGCGGTAATTGATGAAAGACAAAGGGAAGAGAGACGAAGGGAGATTGAACCCTCCACTTCTTCTGATGATAGTTGCAACCAACAGCTTTGGTAATCAATAAGTTCTTAAGCTACATCAGTGAAGAAGTATTGTACGAGCCTAATGAACACTACATTCAGTTCTTAACTGAATAGCTATGCAGGTGCAGTAGGCATCCCACATTCCCACCCATGCATGTAATAAAAACCAAAATCCTTAAGCAAGAATAAGGTTCATTATCATCACAAAAAGCTCTGTGAAAATCGCGGTTGTTTATTTTATAAACATTTCAAACTACGAAATAGAGAAAACGTAAACTGATACCTTGGTCAGTTGATGTTTCATAGCCCATTGTCAATTTCACCAGCCACTTAGATAATGCACAGGAAAGATGGCTGATAGTGTCCAAACCATGAAATCCAATTTTGCTGGTCCCAATCCCAATAAAGCACAACCCGTCTTGTGCAATTTCGGATAAATACTACAaacaaacaccaaacactaaatgAAGCCATTGAGAAGACATCTAATATAAAACTAAATTCCTTAAGATAAAGGGTAATTATCTCCGCAAAAAGACGGCTAAAACCGCATTTGCTTATGCAGGACTTTATAGGAAATCTTAAAATTTTAAATATCCGAAATTGAGAAATGTCTCTACCTTCTGTGGGAGGCTTTGATCCACCCCTAGACTCTTTTGAACCTTCATCAGCTTTATTTGAGATTTGAGCATTTCCGGATTCACGTTTTTTTATAGCATCCCCAACATTTACTACTTCATCAAGCAATTATTGAGCTGCCTTGAAATACCTGGACTTCAAAAGCGCGCTAGCAATCCCAGCCTGCTCATATTGGTACTGATAGCAATTCTCTCCTTTCGGGTTTATTGTAAATGGATGATTACTATTTGGCATCCCGAATCTAATCGTACGGAAAACAATCATAATTTCTCATATCTTTGCTAGGAGAAGTTTCGTCAACTTTGCAGGCCATTTGTCTGACACTATTTTCAGCAGATACTGGCATATGAGGGCTTAACACAGAGGAAAGGCCAGGGTTTGAGTACTGGTATTGAAATGAAGGTGTCGAAAGTCCCGAAACTACTGTCGACATTTGTGTACTAAGACTAAGAGATAAACCTTGTAAATTCTGTTCACCATCGATAATCTCCAAGTGATTTCTAGATATCAATTGCAGCTCCCTGGGAATAGACATACTCATTGGATCACCAGTAGGTGGGATAAACATCATTTCATTTCTTCCTGACATAGAGTCAAAAGTTTCGCCATTATTAGGAGGATTGATCGAGAAGTCGCCATTAGAAGAATTCAGGTTCAGGTACATCATCATATTGCCATGAAGAAGATTGGATTCTAGGTACGATGCTAACTTTTGGTCCGACGTATAAGGAGTAGATAAGACATCAATTTGAGAACTTGAGCTTGGGTAATAAGTGGCCATCAGATTTAGGATTTCGCTTTTTCGTGTCAGAAATTTCCGGTATTGCAGAATGAATCCAAGAGTATTACATCAGCAGTAAACTTCAACTGTCATATGATATGATCAGGTTATGGACCAGTAACAACACCTAAGAAAAGGTAAAAAAATCATTTGATCAGTAAAGTCTGATAAAAGTTAAAACCATAAATCATTATCTGTCATTCTGTCAGGAACTATCACATAAGGATGATGCTAGATTCATTAAAACACGAAAAAAATAACTACCTCCatcacaatcatttgtttaacttttttattcaacTGTAACCAAATAGACAATAGGAATACTTTTTCTGAGAAAATCGGAAAAATGCAAAATTCTATTCACCATCATATATTTATATCAGAAAACCTTAATGGATTCTGCTCTAGCTAAACAAAATTAAGGGCAAACACAGATAGAGACTTATATAAGAACACCTACCCAAAAAAAACTTAATGACCCTTCTACAAACAAGTAAGCTATATAGTCGTCCGAGAATGATTCGGGGTCAGCTAATATGAACCCGTGATGAGGAATTGTGTTGTCATAACAACTGTCTGAAAAATGATTTACCAAACTTTAGACTAAACTCACTACCTCTgtcacaatcatttgtttaccttttttattcaaCTGTAACCAAATAGACAATAGGAATACTTTCTCTGAGAAAATCGGAAAAATGCAAAGTTCTATTCACCATCATATATTATATCAGAAAACCTTAATGGATTCTGCTCTAGCTCAACAAAATTAAAGGCAAACACAGATAGAGACTTATCTAAGAACACCTACCCAAAAGAACTTAATGACCCTTCTACAAACAAGTAAGCCA
It includes:
- the LOC141591452 gene encoding uncharacterized protein LOC141591452 isoform X4, producing the protein MLKSQIKLMKVQKSLGVDQSLPQKYLSEIAQDGLCFIGIGTSKIGFHGLDTISHLSCALSKWLVKLTMGYETSTDQGEHCFSTSTNNANCQFKGVHFHCLTSTSLYPKDYSTITSFLYGYFSLLLRDGGHG